The following proteins are encoded in a genomic region of Castor canadensis chromosome 19, mCasCan1.hap1v2, whole genome shotgun sequence:
- the LOC109698000 gene encoding large ribosomal subunit protein eL21-like, which translates to MTNTKGKRRGTRYMFSRPFRKHGVVPLATYMRIYKKGDIVDIKGMGTVQKGMPHKCYHGRPGRVYSVTQHAAGIVVNRQVKGEILAKRSSVRTEHIKHSESRDGFLKRVKENDQNKKQAKDKGTWVQLKRQPAPPREAHFVRTTGKEPELLEPIPYEFMA; encoded by the coding sequence ATGACAAAcacaaagggaaagaggagaggaacCCGATACATGTTTTCTAGGCCTTTTAGGAAACATGGAGTTGTTCCTTTGGCCACATACATGCGAATCTACAAGAAGGGTGATATAGTAGATATCAAGGGCATGGGCACTGTTCAAAAAGGAATGCCCCACAAATGTTACCACGGCAGACCTGGAAGAGTCTACAGTGTCACCCAGCACGCTGCTGGCATTGTTGTGAACAGGCAAGTTAAGGGCGAGATTCTTGCCAAGAGAAGTAGTGTGCGTACTGAGCACATTAAGCACTCAGAGAGCCGAGATGGCTTCCTGAAACGCGTGAAGGAAAATGATCAGAACAAGAAGCAAGCCAAAGACAAAGGAACCTGGGTTCAGCTGAAGCGCCAGCCTGCTCCACCCAGAGAAGCACACTTTGTGAGAACCACTGGAAAGGAGCCTGAGCTGCTGGAACCTATTCCATATGAATTCATGGCATGA